From the Pseudoalteromonas tunicata genome, one window contains:
- the xthA gene encoding exodeoxyribonuclease III — translation MKIISFNINGLRARLHQLQALIEKHQPDVIGLQEIKVHDEAFPLADVEAMGYHVYFHGQKAHYGVAMLCKKEPLSIEKGFPTDTDEAQRRMITVTIEDEQGQPVKIMNGYFPQGDSIHHETKFPYKEQFYKDLMTYLASQDPASQLVVMGDINISPLDKDIGIGEVNAKRWLKTGKCSFQPIERQWLADLMAWGFTDTFRQIHPDTNAHFSWFDYRSKGFDDNRGLRIDVILATASLAARCVDAGIDYELRAIDKPSDHAPIWASFK, via the coding sequence ATGAAAATCATTTCATTTAATATAAATGGCCTGCGCGCCCGTTTACACCAGTTACAGGCTTTAATTGAAAAGCACCAACCGGATGTTATTGGTTTACAAGAAATAAAAGTACACGATGAAGCCTTTCCGTTAGCGGATGTTGAGGCCATGGGGTATCACGTTTATTTTCATGGTCAAAAAGCCCACTATGGCGTGGCGATGTTGTGTAAAAAAGAGCCGTTAAGTATTGAAAAAGGCTTTCCAACCGACACCGATGAGGCCCAGCGCCGCATGATCACTGTGACAATTGAAGATGAGCAAGGGCAACCCGTTAAAATTATGAATGGCTACTTTCCACAAGGCGATAGCATTCATCACGAAACGAAATTCCCATATAAAGAACAGTTTTATAAAGACCTAATGACCTACTTAGCAAGCCAAGACCCTGCAAGTCAGTTAGTTGTAATGGGCGATATTAATATTTCTCCTTTAGATAAAGATATCGGCATTGGTGAAGTTAATGCAAAACGTTGGCTTAAAACGGGAAAATGTTCATTTCAACCGATTGAGCGCCAGTGGCTTGCGGATTTAATGGCATGGGGTTTTACCGATACATTTAGACAAATTCACCCTGATACTAACGCGCATTTTTCGTGGTTTGATTATCGCTCAAAAGGGTTTGATGATAATCGTGGTCTGCGCATCGATGTTATTTTAGCGACAGCCTCACTTGCTGCTCGTTGTGTTGATGCTGGCATTGATTACGAATTACGCGCTATCGACAAACCGTCTGATCATGCGCCAATTTGGGCAAGCTTTAAGTAA